A part of Aquibium oceanicum genomic DNA contains:
- a CDS encoding SRPBCC family protein, with translation MSDPAAAGPKHVLTLERVIDAPVANVWRCWAEPKLLNQWFCPKPWYVSESRIELRPGGEFFSVMNGPGGERFENLGVCLEAEPRRRLVFTDAFKPGWVPSERPFMVSHVLFEDTGDGRTKYTAHAMHWSEETLREHEQMGFHEGWGKAADQLEELAKSI, from the coding sequence ATGAGCGATCCAGCCGCCGCGGGGCCCAAGCACGTACTGACACTGGAGCGCGTCATCGACGCGCCCGTCGCGAACGTCTGGCGTTGCTGGGCCGAGCCGAAGCTGCTGAACCAGTGGTTCTGCCCCAAGCCATGGTACGTCTCGGAAAGCCGCATCGAGCTCAGGCCCGGCGGCGAATTCTTCTCCGTGATGAACGGCCCGGGTGGCGAGCGCTTCGAAAACCTTGGCGTGTGCCTGGAGGCCGAGCCCCGCAGGCGCCTCGTCTTCACCGACGCGTTCAAGCCCGGGTGGGTCCCTTCCGAACGGCCCTTCATGGTGAGCCACGTCCTCTTTGAGGACACCGGGGACGGCCGAACGAAATACACCGCGCACGCCATGCACTGGAGCGAGGAAACGCTCAGGGAACACGAGCAAATGGGCTTCCACGAAGGTTGGGGCAAGGCCGCCGATCAGCTCGAAGAACTGGCAAAGAGCATTTGA
- a CDS encoding ribonuclease D, translated as MSIRFHRNDLPDLTHYDVEAVAIDTETLGLKPHRDRLCVVQMSPGDGTADVIQIDRGQTAAPNLVSLLGNERITKIFHFGRFDLAVLFHAFGVMPSPVFCTKIASRLTRTYTDRHGLKDVCQEFLGITLSKQQQSSDWAAETLSPEQLEYAASDVLHLHRLRDALLGRLSRDGRMAEAEACFEFLPTRSKLDLMGWDEEDIFAHS; from the coding sequence TTGAGCATCCGCTTCCACCGGAACGACCTGCCGGACCTCACGCACTACGACGTCGAGGCGGTCGCCATCGATACCGAGACGCTGGGGCTGAAGCCGCACCGCGACCGGCTCTGCGTGGTGCAGATGTCGCCCGGCGACGGTACGGCCGACGTGATCCAGATCGACCGCGGCCAGACGGCGGCGCCCAATCTCGTTTCGCTGCTGGGCAACGAGCGGATCACCAAGATCTTCCACTTCGGGCGCTTCGACCTCGCGGTGCTGTTTCACGCCTTCGGGGTGATGCCCTCGCCGGTCTTCTGCACCAAGATCGCCTCGCGGCTCACCCGCACCTACACCGACCGGCACGGACTGAAGGACGTCTGCCAGGAATTCCTAGGCATCACGCTGTCGAAGCAGCAGCAGTCGTCCGACTGGGCGGCCGAAACGCTGTCGCCGGAGCAGTTGGAGTATGCCGCCTCCGACGTGCTCCACTTGCATCGGCTGCGCGATGCCCTTCTTGGCCGGCTGTCGCGCGACGGTCGCATGGCGGAGGCCGAGGCCTGTTTCGAGTTCCTGCCGACCCGGTCGAAGCTCGACCTGATGGGCTGGGACGAAGAAGACATTTTCGCGCATAGCTGA
- a CDS encoding VOC family protein, whose translation MEPTIYLFFNGNCLEAMTHYAETLGGEITDVFKNGDAPPGEDRMPGSDDLVMNMAMKLGSATIMASDAPGQWYSKPQGFSVSLSPSSIAEFDRIFQALSKDAESISMAPGETFWAERFTTFKDRFGTPWMLNYAGSKAS comes from the coding sequence ATGGAACCGACGATCTATCTCTTCTTCAACGGCAACTGCCTGGAGGCGATGACCCACTATGCCGAGACGCTTGGCGGCGAGATCACCGACGTCTTCAAGAACGGCGACGCGCCCCCAGGCGAGGACCGCATGCCCGGCAGCGACGACCTCGTCATGAACATGGCGATGAAGCTCGGCAGCGCCACGATCATGGCATCCGACGCGCCGGGGCAATGGTATTCGAAACCGCAAGGCTTTTCCGTCTCGCTCTCGCCCTCCTCGATCGCCGAATTCGACCGCATCTTCCAAGCCCTTTCCAAAGACGCGGAGTCGATCTCGATGGCACCCGGGGAGACCTTCTGGGCCGAGCGCTTCACGACCTTCAAGGACCGGTTCGGCACGCCGTGGATGCTGAACTATGCCGGCTCGAAGGCGTCCTGA
- a CDS encoding Fur family transcriptional regulator, translating to MRAELTRNQQLVLERLEKSQGPLSAYALLDELREQGFRAPLQVYRALDRLMKAGLVHRLESLNSFVACTDSHSHEDGMTAFAICENCGNVAEFADPVVGERLESWIGESGFKPAKAVIEFRGLCRDCAAG from the coding sequence GTGCGGGCGGAACTTACACGAAACCAGCAACTCGTGCTCGAACGGCTGGAGAAATCGCAAGGCCCGCTCAGCGCCTATGCGCTGCTCGACGAGTTGCGCGAGCAGGGATTCCGCGCGCCGCTGCAGGTCTATCGTGCGCTCGACCGGCTGATGAAGGCAGGGCTGGTGCACAGGCTGGAGAGCCTCAATTCGTTCGTCGCATGCACCGACAGCCATTCCCACGAGGACGGCATGACCGCCTTCGCTATCTGCGAGAATTGCGGCAACGTGGCCGAGTTTGCCGACCCAGTCGTGGGCGAACGCCTGGAAAGCTGGATCGGCGAGAGCGGGTTCAAGCCGGCCAAGGCGGTGATCGAATTCCGAGGGCTTTGCCGGGACTGCGCCGCCGGCTGA
- a CDS encoding DUF1428 domain-containing protein — protein sequence MSYFDGFVIAVPTANKQKFTDHAALADPMFKELGAIRVVECWGDDVPDGKVTDFRKAVQAKEDETVVFSWIEWPDKATRDAGMKRMMDAMNTDDRMNPEKNPMPFDGKRMIFGGFAPVVDI from the coding sequence ATGTCATACTTCGATGGTTTCGTCATCGCGGTTCCCACCGCGAACAAGCAGAAGTTCACCGACCACGCGGCGCTCGCCGATCCCATGTTCAAGGAACTCGGCGCCATCCGGGTGGTGGAATGCTGGGGCGACGACGTGCCCGACGGCAAGGTGACGGATTTCCGCAAGGCGGTACAGGCCAAGGAAGACGAGACGGTCGTCTTCTCTTGGATCGAATGGCCGGACAAGGCCACGCGCGACGCCGGCATGAAGCGCATGATGGACGCGATGAACACCGACGATCGGATGAACCCGGAGAAAAACCCGATGCCCTTCGACGGCAAGCGCATGATCTTCGGCGGCTTCGCGCCGGTCGTCGACATTTGA
- a CDS encoding M20/M25/M40 family metallo-hydrolase — MTALSTVLSTLDSGLDDSLSRLFELLRIRSISTDPAYANDCRKAGEWLVRDLETIGFSASLRDTAGHPMVVAHHDGPSADAPHVLFYGHYDVQPVDPVELWEDDPFDPAQKTAPNGRRIITGRGSADDKGQLMTFVEACRAWKAETGSLPCKVTILFEGEEESGSPSLKPFLEANAGELKADFALVCDTGMWDADTPAISTALRGLVGEEITVHAANRDLHSGLYGGAAANPIHILTKVLADLHDENGRITIPGFYDGVDETPQEVLDVWEKLGRGAENFLADIGLSVPAGEKGRSVLELTWARPTAEVNGIFGGYTGKGFKTVIAAEASAKVSFRLVHKQDPQKIRAAFRDFVKARIPSDCSVEFHEHGGSPAIQLSYDSPLLVKAKQALSDEWPNEAVMIAMGGSIPIVGDFQKMLGMDSLLVGFGLPDDRVHSPNEKYEMSSFHKGQRSWARILGALAD; from the coding sequence ATGACCGCACTTTCCACCGTACTTTCCACGCTTGATTCCGGGCTCGACGACAGTCTGTCGCGCCTGTTCGAACTTCTCCGCATCCGCTCGATCTCGACCGATCCAGCCTATGCGAACGACTGCCGCAAGGCGGGCGAATGGCTGGTGCGCGACCTGGAGACGATCGGGTTCTCGGCAAGCCTGCGCGACACGGCCGGCCACCCGATGGTGGTGGCACATCACGACGGTCCCTCGGCGGACGCGCCGCACGTGCTGTTTTACGGTCACTACGACGTGCAGCCGGTCGATCCGGTGGAACTGTGGGAAGACGATCCTTTCGACCCGGCTCAGAAGACCGCGCCGAACGGCCGGCGCATCATCACCGGGCGTGGCTCGGCCGACGACAAGGGCCAGCTGATGACCTTCGTGGAAGCATGCCGCGCCTGGAAGGCGGAGACCGGCAGCCTGCCCTGCAAGGTGACGATCCTGTTCGAGGGCGAGGAGGAGTCCGGCTCGCCCTCGCTGAAGCCTTTCCTGGAGGCCAATGCCGGGGAACTGAAGGCAGACTTCGCGCTGGTTTGCGACACCGGCATGTGGGACGCCGATACCCCGGCGATCTCGACGGCGCTGCGCGGCCTGGTCGGCGAGGAGATCACCGTGCATGCCGCCAATCGCGACCTGCATTCGGGCCTCTACGGCGGTGCCGCCGCCAATCCCATCCATATCCTCACGAAGGTGCTGGCCGACCTGCACGACGAGAACGGCCGCATCACCATCCCCGGCTTCTACGACGGCGTCGACGAGACGCCGCAGGAGGTCCTCGATGTCTGGGAAAAGCTCGGCCGCGGCGCGGAGAATTTTCTGGCCGACATCGGGCTTTCGGTTCCTGCCGGCGAGAAGGGCCGGTCCGTGCTCGAACTCACCTGGGCGCGCCCGACCGCGGAAGTGAACGGCATCTTCGGCGGCTATACCGGAAAGGGCTTCAAGACCGTGATCGCGGCCGAGGCCTCGGCGAAGGTCTCGTTCCGGCTGGTGCACAAGCAGGATCCGCAGAAGATCCGCGCCGCGTTCCGCGACTTCGTCAAGGCGCGCATTCCGTCAGACTGTTCGGTCGAGTTCCACGAGCACGGCGGGTCGCCGGCGATCCAGTTGTCCTACGATTCGCCGCTGCTGGTGAAAGCCAAGCAGGCGCTGTCGGACGAGTGGCCGAACGAGGCGGTGATGATCGCCATGGGTGGATCGATCCCGATCGTCGGCGACTTCCAGAAGATGCTCGGCATGGATTCGCTGCTGGTCGGTTTCGGACTGCCGGACGACCGAGTCCATTCGCCCAACGAGAAATACGAGATGTCGTCCTTCCACAAAGGTCAGAGGTCCTGGGCGCGCATCCTCGGCGCGCTGGCAGACTGA
- a CDS encoding endonuclease/exonuclease/phosphatase family protein: MRIMCLNGWGGKLHESLIAYVSDASPDVLCLQEVVHTPSTTEAWLEYRDGDHVLPQRANFFRDVAKALPNHAATFCPAAQGVLWDGAEAVPSQWGLATFVRGSFPVIGQIQAFVHKDFSPDGYGDHPRSRNAHAVRIHDYEKGRTVAIVHTHGLRDVAAGKADTPARIEQARRLADIATRIAEDGDRLVVCGDLNVEPESETFRILGDIGLTDLVTTRGFAGTRTAQYPKPGRFADYMLVDQMAEPVSFEVVRNPVVSDHCPLLLEI; encoded by the coding sequence ATGCGCATCATGTGCCTGAACGGCTGGGGCGGCAAACTGCATGAAAGCCTGATCGCCTACGTCTCGGACGCTTCACCGGACGTGCTGTGCCTTCAGGAGGTGGTGCATACGCCGTCGACCACCGAGGCGTGGCTGGAGTACCGCGACGGCGACCACGTGCTGCCGCAGCGGGCGAACTTCTTTCGCGACGTCGCCAAGGCGCTGCCGAACCATGCCGCAACCTTCTGCCCGGCCGCGCAAGGGGTGCTTTGGGACGGCGCGGAAGCGGTGCCTTCGCAATGGGGGCTGGCGACGTTCGTGCGTGGCTCCTTTCCGGTGATCGGGCAGATCCAGGCCTTCGTGCACAAGGATTTCTCTCCCGACGGCTACGGCGATCATCCGCGCTCTCGCAACGCGCACGCCGTGCGCATTCATGATTACGAGAAGGGGCGCACGGTCGCGATCGTCCACACCCACGGGCTGCGCGACGTCGCGGCGGGCAAGGCCGACACGCCCGCCCGCATCGAACAGGCCCGACGGCTCGCGGACATCGCCACGCGGATCGCCGAAGACGGCGACCGGCTGGTCGTGTGCGGGGATCTTAACGTCGAGCCGGAGAGCGAAACCTTCCGTATCCTGGGGGACATCGGCCTGACCGACCTGGTGACCACCCGAGGTTTCGCCGGCACCCGCACCGCGCAATACCCGAAGCCGGGCAGGTTTGCCGACTACATGTTGGTCGACCAGATGGCTGAGCCGGTCTCGTTCGAGGTGGTGCGGAACCCGGTCGTCTCCGACCATTGCCCGCTGCTGCTGGAGATCTGA
- the polA gene encoding DNA polymerase I, which yields MKKGDHLFLVDGSGYIFRAYHALPPLTRKSDGLPVGAVAGFCNMLWKLMQDARNTDVGVVPTHFAVIFDYSAKTFRNEMYPEYKANRSAPPDDLIPQFGLIRQATRAFDLPCLEIEGFEADDLIATYARLACEAGADTTIISSDKDLMQLVGPTVSMYDPMKDREIKVPEVIEKWGVPPEKMIDLQALTGDSIDNVPGVPGIGPKTAAQLLEQFGDLDTLLARASEIKQNKRRESIIEHAEKARISRELVRLKHDVPVPEGLDDLVLQPPNGPKLIGFLKAMEFSTLTRRVAEATGADAAAIEAMPVAVEFDGKAHGPDLDAGDAAQPAPAGPAGEAASGPQAMTPAALVTARAEAAAANPIDRTAYVTIRDLATLEAWLADARETGILSIDTETTSLFPMEAELVGFSIATRPGKAAYVPLSHRNGKGDLLGGGELIEGQIPFHDALAVLKPVLADRSVLKVGQNIKYDWVLLYRLGLPMAPLDDTMLISYVLDGGSSSGNTGGHGMDKLSERWLGHIPIPYKDVAGSGKSQITFDMVDIDRATAYAAEDADVALRLWQVLKPRLVADGLTAVYERLERPLIDVIGRMERRGIAVDRQILSRLSGDFAQSAAALEDEIYQLAGERFNIGSPKQLGDILFGKMGFAGATKTATGQWSTSARILEDLAAEGHELPRKIVDWRQLTKLKSTYTDALPGYINRDTKRVHTCYSMASTSTGRLSSSEPNLQNIPIRTAEGRKIRTAFVAEPGHKLISADYSQIELRVLAHVADIPQLRQAFADGIDIHAMTASEMFSVPVEGMPSEVRRRAKAINFGIIYGISAFGLANQLSIPREEAGAYIRKYFERFPGIRDYMDATKATARDKGFVETIFGRRAHYPEIRSSNPQVRAFNERAAINAPIQGSAADIIRRAMVRIEAALADAGLDDVEMLLQVHDELIFEAPEGQVEKAIPVIRQVMEHAAMPAVSMRVPLHVDARAADNWDEAH from the coding sequence ATGAAAAAGGGCGATCACCTCTTCCTCGTCGATGGGTCCGGATACATCTTCCGCGCCTATCATGCGCTCCCGCCGCTGACGCGCAAGTCCGACGGCCTTCCGGTCGGCGCGGTGGCGGGCTTCTGCAACATGCTTTGGAAGCTGATGCAGGATGCGCGCAACACCGACGTCGGTGTCGTGCCGACCCACTTCGCGGTCATCTTCGACTACTCGGCGAAGACCTTCCGCAACGAGATGTATCCCGAATACAAGGCCAACCGCTCGGCGCCGCCGGACGACCTGATCCCGCAGTTCGGCCTGATCCGCCAGGCGACGCGCGCGTTCGACCTGCCGTGCCTGGAGATCGAGGGCTTCGAGGCCGACGACCTGATCGCGACCTATGCCCGGCTCGCCTGCGAGGCCGGCGCGGACACCACCATCATCTCCTCCGACAAGGATCTGATGCAGCTCGTCGGGCCGACCGTGTCGATGTACGATCCCATGAAGGACCGAGAGATCAAGGTCCCCGAGGTCATCGAGAAGTGGGGCGTGCCGCCCGAGAAGATGATCGACCTGCAGGCGCTGACGGGCGATTCCATCGACAACGTTCCGGGTGTTCCAGGCATCGGGCCCAAGACCGCCGCGCAGCTCCTCGAACAGTTCGGCGACCTCGACACGCTGCTCGCCCGCGCCTCCGAGATCAAGCAGAACAAGCGCCGTGAATCGATCATCGAGCATGCCGAGAAGGCGCGCATCTCGCGCGAGCTCGTGCGGCTGAAGCACGACGTGCCCGTCCCGGAGGGGCTGGACGATCTCGTGCTGCAGCCGCCGAACGGCCCGAAGCTGATCGGCTTCCTGAAGGCGATGGAGTTTTCCACGCTGACCCGGCGCGTCGCCGAGGCGACCGGCGCGGACGCGGCCGCCATCGAGGCGATGCCGGTCGCGGTCGAGTTCGACGGCAAGGCGCACGGGCCGGACCTCGACGCCGGGGATGCGGCGCAACCGGCGCCGGCCGGCCCCGCGGGCGAGGCGGCCTCTGGCCCGCAGGCGATGACGCCCGCAGCACTCGTGACCGCGCGCGCAGAGGCCGCGGCGGCCAACCCGATCGACCGCACCGCCTATGTGACCATCCGCGATCTGGCGACGCTAGAGGCCTGGCTGGCGGATGCGCGCGAGACGGGCATCCTGTCGATCGATACCGAGACCACGTCGCTTTTCCCGATGGAGGCGGAACTCGTCGGCTTCTCGATCGCCACGCGTCCGGGCAAGGCGGCCTACGTTCCGCTCTCCCACCGCAACGGCAAGGGCGACCTGCTTGGCGGGGGCGAACTGATCGAGGGTCAGATCCCGTTCCACGACGCGCTCGCCGTGCTGAAGCCCGTGCTCGCCGACCGTTCGGTGCTGAAGGTCGGCCAGAACATCAAGTACGACTGGGTGCTGCTCTATCGCCTCGGCCTGCCCATGGCACCGCTCGACGACACCATGCTGATCTCCTACGTGCTCGACGGCGGCTCATCCAGCGGCAACACCGGCGGCCACGGCATGGACAAGCTGTCCGAGCGCTGGCTCGGCCACATTCCGATCCCCTACAAGGACGTGGCGGGATCGGGGAAGTCGCAGATCACCTTCGACATGGTCGACATCGACCGGGCCACCGCCTACGCCGCGGAGGATGCCGACGTGGCGCTGCGGCTCTGGCAGGTGCTGAAGCCCCGCCTCGTCGCCGACGGGCTGACGGCGGTCTACGAACGGCTGGAGCGGCCGCTGATCGACGTGATCGGCCGCATGGAACGCCGCGGCATCGCGGTCGACAGGCAGATCCTGTCGCGGCTGTCCGGCGATTTCGCCCAGTCGGCAGCGGCCCTCGAGGACGAGATCTACCAGCTCGCCGGCGAGCGTTTCAACATCGGCTCGCCCAAGCAGCTGGGCGACATCCTGTTCGGCAAGATGGGCTTTGCCGGTGCCACCAAGACGGCGACCGGGCAGTGGTCGACCTCGGCGCGCATACTGGAGGATCTGGCTGCGGAGGGCCACGAACTTCCGCGCAAGATCGTCGACTGGCGCCAGCTCACCAAGCTGAAATCCACCTACACCGATGCGCTGCCGGGCTACATCAACCGGGATACCAAGCGCGTCCACACCTGCTATTCGATGGCCTCGACCTCGACCGGCCGGCTTTCCTCGTCGGAACCCAACCTGCAGAACATCCCGATCCGCACCGCGGAAGGCCGCAAGATCCGAACGGCCTTCGTCGCCGAGCCCGGCCACAAGCTGATCTCGGCCGACTACAGCCAGATCGAGCTGCGCGTGCTCGCGCACGTCGCCGACATCCCTCAGCTCCGCCAGGCCTTTGCCGACGGCATCGACATTCACGCAATGACGGCCTCGGAGATGTTTTCGGTGCCGGTGGAAGGCATGCCGTCCGAGGTCCGCCGACGCGCAAAGGCGATCAATTTCGGCATCATCTACGGCATCTCGGCCTTTGGTCTGGCTAACCAGCTGTCGATCCCGCGCGAGGAGGCGGGCGCCTACATCCGCAAGTATTTCGAGCGCTTTCCCGGCATCCGCGACTACATGGACGCCACCAAGGCGACGGCGCGCGACAAGGGCTTCGTCGAGACCATCTTCGGCCGCCGCGCCCATTATCCGGAAATCAGGTCGTCCAACCCGCAGGTGCGCGCCTTCAACGAGCGCGCCGCGATCAACGCGCCGATCCAGGGCTCGGCCGCCGACATCATCCGCCGCGCCATGGTCAGGATCGAGGCCGCGCTCGCCGATGCCGGCCTGGACGACGTCGAGATGCTGCTCCAGGTGCACGACGAACTGATCTTCGAGGCGCCTGAAGGCCAGGTCGAAAAGGCGATTCCCGTGATCCGCCAGGTCATGGAGCACGCAGCCATGCCCGCTGTCTCCATGCGCGTCCCGCTGCATGTCGACGCGCGAGCGGCGGACAATTGGGACGAGGCACACTGA
- a CDS encoding TetR/AcrR family transcriptional regulator, which produces MPRPANPLTRTKLLEAAFAVIRSKGYAATTVDDICRDAGLSKGSFFHQFASKEDLAVAAAQHWSETTGALFEAAPYHAPADPLDRLLAYVAFRREIIQGELPDFTCLVGTMAQEVYGTNPAIRKACWESIHGHAETLVPDIEAAMRERGIDADWTAESLALHTQAVLQGAFIMAKASGEPRRAVESIDHLYRYIEGLFGVTALRAQRV; this is translated from the coding sequence ATGCCGCGACCCGCCAACCCGCTGACCAGGACGAAGCTGCTCGAGGCCGCCTTTGCGGTCATCCGCTCGAAGGGGTACGCGGCGACGACCGTGGACGACATCTGCCGCGATGCGGGGCTGTCGAAGGGTTCGTTCTTCCATCAATTCGCTAGCAAGGAAGACCTTGCGGTAGCGGCCGCGCAGCACTGGTCGGAGACCACCGGCGCACTGTTCGAGGCAGCGCCCTATCACGCGCCGGCCGATCCGCTCGACCGGCTGCTCGCCTATGTCGCCTTCCGCCGCGAGATCATCCAGGGCGAACTGCCCGACTTCACCTGCCTCGTCGGCACGATGGCGCAGGAGGTCTACGGCACCAACCCGGCGATCCGGAAGGCCTGCTGGGAATCGATCCATGGCCATGCCGAGACGCTGGTGCCCGACATCGAGGCCGCCATGCGCGAACGCGGCATCGACGCGGACTGGACGGCCGAGAGCCTCGCGCTCCACACCCAGGCCGTGCTGCAAGGGGCCTTCATCATGGCCAAGGCCAGCGGGGAACCGCGCCGCGCCGTCGAGAGCATCGACCACCTCTACCGCTACATAGAAGGGCTATTCGGCGTCACCGCCCTTCGAGCGCAACGTGTCTGA
- a CDS encoding VOC family protein → MQGFPKVKTCLWFDDQALPAAEFYCSLIPDSRIDNVGRYPEGNGMAEPGKVLIVEFTLAGTPYQGLNGGPHFMLDEAVSISVSTQDQAETDRLWDALTADGGEESQCGWLKDRFGLSWQIVPKRSVELLSGPKAAQVWPALMQMRKIDIAALEAAAG, encoded by the coding sequence GTGCAAGGCTTTCCGAAAGTGAAGACGTGCCTTTGGTTCGACGACCAGGCCCTGCCTGCGGCCGAATTCTATTGCTCGCTCATCCCTGACAGCCGGATCGACAATGTCGGGCGTTATCCCGAGGGGAATGGAATGGCCGAACCCGGAAAGGTGCTGATCGTGGAATTCACGCTGGCCGGCACGCCCTACCAGGGCCTCAACGGCGGCCCTCACTTCATGCTCGACGAGGCGGTCTCGATCTCGGTGAGTACGCAGGACCAGGCCGAGACCGACCGGCTGTGGGACGCTCTGACCGCCGATGGCGGCGAAGAGAGCCAGTGCGGCTGGCTGAAGGATCGCTTCGGCCTGTCCTGGCAGATCGTGCCGAAACGCTCGGTCGAACTCCTGTCCGGCCCCAAGGCGGCGCAGGTCTGGCCCGCGCTGATGCAGATGAGAAAGATCGACATCGCGGCGCTGGAAGCGGCTGCGGGCTGA
- a CDS encoding lipid kinase gives MPDNPTPRRKRALLLFNPNARRGREGVGKVVERLAAGGLSVTVEHFSALPEIARDIVRLRESADLIVLCGGDGTVASGAMAVVESGLPLGIIPMGTANDLARTLEIPMEFEQAADLIVAGRTRRIDVGSVNGHAFFNVASIGLSSDLARKLDAGLKRRWGRLGYAVAAMRVLSRARPFHATITEKGVTTDVNTYQIAVGNGRHYGGGNVVQEQASIDDGNLDLYSLEVSNVWKLAMMLRSFRSGRHGLWKEVRTAKCTRFDVSTKRPRPVNTDGEIVTSTPASFMVHPGAVEVYVP, from the coding sequence ATGCCAGACAACCCAACTCCCCGCAGAAAACGAGCGCTGCTCCTCTTCAATCCCAATGCCCGGCGCGGCCGCGAAGGCGTCGGCAAGGTGGTCGAGCGGCTCGCCGCCGGCGGCTTGTCGGTAACGGTCGAGCACTTCTCGGCCCTGCCCGAGATCGCACGCGACATCGTGCGGCTGCGCGAGAGCGCCGACCTGATCGTTCTGTGCGGCGGCGACGGCACAGTCGCGTCTGGCGCCATGGCGGTCGTGGAAAGCGGCCTGCCGCTCGGGATCATACCGATGGGCACCGCCAACGATCTCGCCCGCACGCTGGAAATACCTATGGAGTTCGAACAGGCGGCGGACCTCATCGTGGCCGGCCGGACGCGCCGCATCGACGTCGGCTCGGTCAACGGCCACGCCTTCTTCAACGTGGCGAGCATCGGCCTCTCCTCCGATCTCGCACGCAAGCTCGACGCGGGCCTGAAGCGCCGGTGGGGCCGCCTCGGCTACGCGGTCGCGGCCATGCGCGTGCTGTCGCGGGCACGCCCTTTCCACGCCACGATCACCGAAAAGGGCGTCACCACGGACGTGAACACCTACCAGATCGCCGTCGGCAACGGACGCCACTACGGCGGCGGCAACGTCGTGCAGGAACAGGCCTCGATCGACGACGGCAATCTCGACCTCTACAGCCTCGAGGTGTCGAACGTCTGGAAGCTCGCGATGATGCTGCGCTCCTTCCGCTCGGGCCGCCACGGCCTGTGGAAGGAAGTGCGCACCGCCAAGTGCACGCGCTTCGACGTATCGACGAAACGCCCGCGTCCGGTCAACACAGACGGCGAGATCGTCACGTCCACGCCGGCGAGCTTCATGGTGCATCCCGGCGCGGTCGAGGTCTACGTGCCGTGA
- a CDS encoding GyrI-like domain-containing protein, whose translation MLTLPSIVERPAVPFLALRRNVALPFDDEIPEIMDELFSALRACHASPAGPVFFKHNIVDMPALEMDFGVPVDSPPPAAGPLEAGILPAGRYAEITYLGAYDDLVTVNGVLIAWALRAGLVFDSVRKSDGEHFASRLEIYHNGLEEEADPSNWKTTVSIKLKD comes from the coding sequence ATGCTGACACTCCCGAGCATCGTCGAACGCCCGGCGGTCCCGTTCCTGGCACTCCGCAGGAATGTGGCCTTGCCCTTCGACGACGAAATCCCCGAAATAATGGATGAACTCTTCTCGGCCCTGCGAGCCTGCCACGCCTCTCCGGCGGGGCCGGTCTTCTTCAAGCACAACATCGTCGACATGCCCGCACTGGAAATGGATTTCGGCGTTCCGGTCGACAGTCCGCCTCCGGCGGCCGGACCGCTTGAAGCCGGGATCCTGCCGGCGGGCCGCTACGCGGAAATCACCTATCTTGGAGCCTACGACGATCTCGTCACGGTGAATGGCGTCCTGATCGCCTGGGCGCTTCGCGCTGGCCTTGTCTTCGATTCCGTGCGGAAATCCGACGGCGAGCACTTCGCTTCCCGGCTGGAGATCTACCACAACGGGCTGGAGGAGGAGGCGGATCCGTCAAACTGGAAGACCACCGTCTCGATCAAGCTGAAAGATTGA